From one Leptospira stimsonii genomic stretch:
- a CDS encoding STAS domain-containing protein: MARVEFDSLYIETTKSSLPNKEVLLVVFNGKVTNSNSFEISRKIHFIFEEEVYNIILDLSGLEYINSVGVATILTLIKTVDQHSGKIVIGGLNHFLENVIRLMELPKKVEIYNSVEEAKKAFS; the protein is encoded by the coding sequence ATGGCGAGAGTAGAATTCGATTCATTGTATATTGAGACGACCAAATCCAGTCTTCCAAATAAGGAAGTGTTGCTCGTTGTATTCAACGGTAAGGTGACCAACTCCAATTCTTTCGAGATTTCCCGTAAGATACACTTTATCTTCGAAGAAGAAGTCTATAATATCATTTTAGACCTTTCCGGTCTGGAATACATCAACAGCGTGGGAGTCGCAACGATTTTGACCTTGATCAAAACCGTGGATCAACATTCCGGAAAAATCGTGATCGGAGGACTCAATCATTTCCTCGAAAACGTAATTCGTTTGATGGAACTTCCGAAAAAAGTCGAAATTTACAACTCCGTAGAAGAAGCTAAAAAAGCTTTTTCGTAG
- a CDS encoding homoserine dehydrogenase translates to MERIRIGLIGAGTVGSGVLEILKNESAAYREKYGLDLILTSVSTRTPDKIKKELLNFPNCKLESDFKKIVSDPEIDLVLELVGGTDVAYTIVSEALKNGKTVITANKALLSQRGDELFSLAQERGLEIGMEASVAGAIPVIRSIKTGLGSDSFLSLYGILNGTTNFILSKMELEHLDYSEALQIAQELGFAEKDPTFDVEGIDTAHKISILGSLAFSQKIPLQSVQIEGITKISGLDIQFAGELGYRIKLLGLVRKIADQLEARVQPVMIPVKHPFANIMNEMNAIYYQTAYAGPGMFVGKGAGSLPTASSVVSDILYYGARRNKGLAPEKNLFPPASVSEANGSLVRYYLRFTTVDLPGVLSEISKVLGDHGVSISSVRQNEVEKEPVEVVVITHPATEENIKKSLKIIDSLSLIRHASVAIRLEDKL, encoded by the coding sequence ATGGAACGCATTCGAATCGGATTGATTGGAGCGGGGACCGTAGGATCAGGGGTTCTCGAGATTCTCAAAAATGAAAGCGCCGCATATCGCGAGAAATACGGCCTAGATCTGATTCTCACCTCGGTCTCAACCCGAACTCCCGATAAAATCAAAAAAGAATTACTCAATTTTCCCAATTGCAAATTAGAATCCGACTTTAAAAAAATCGTTTCCGATCCCGAGATCGATTTGGTCTTAGAACTCGTTGGCGGAACCGATGTCGCTTATACGATCGTGAGCGAGGCTTTGAAGAACGGAAAAACTGTAATCACCGCAAACAAAGCGCTTCTTTCTCAAAGAGGAGACGAACTTTTCTCTCTCGCTCAGGAAAGAGGATTGGAAATCGGTATGGAAGCTTCCGTCGCCGGAGCGATTCCGGTCATTCGTTCCATCAAGACGGGACTCGGCTCCGATTCTTTCCTTTCTCTTTATGGAATCTTAAACGGAACTACGAATTTCATTCTCTCCAAGATGGAATTGGAACATCTGGATTATTCCGAAGCTCTTCAGATCGCACAAGAACTCGGCTTTGCGGAAAAAGATCCAACCTTTGACGTGGAAGGAATCGATACCGCGCATAAAATTAGCATATTAGGAAGTTTAGCGTTCTCGCAAAAAATTCCTTTACAGAGCGTTCAAATCGAAGGTATAACAAAGATTAGTGGGTTGGATATTCAATTTGCCGGCGAACTCGGTTATAGAATCAAACTCCTAGGATTGGTTCGAAAGATTGCGGATCAATTGGAAGCAAGAGTGCAACCGGTGATGATTCCCGTAAAACATCCGTTCGCGAATATCATGAACGAGATGAACGCGATCTATTATCAGACCGCTTATGCGGGTCCTGGAATGTTCGTTGGAAAGGGAGCCGGGTCCTTACCGACCGCTTCCTCGGTTGTTTCCGATATTCTCTATTACGGAGCGAGAAGAAACAAAGGTTTGGCTCCGGAGAAGAATTTATTTCCACCGGCCAGCGTCTCCGAGGCCAACGGCTCTTTGGTAAGATATTATCTGCGATTTACGACCGTCGATCTTCCGGGGGTTCTTTCTGAAATTTCGAAAGTTTTGGGAGATCACGGAGTCTCTATCTCTTCAGTAAGGCAAAACGAAGTGGAAAAAGAACCCGTCGAAGTTGTTGTTATAACACATCCGGCAACCGAAGAGAATATAAAGAAATCATTGAAGATCATCGATAGCCTTTCTTTGATCCGCCACGCTTCGGTTGCGATTCGATTAGAGGATAAACTCTAA
- a CDS encoding LIC_10572 family protein — protein MANKRRPPRKKHNSNQKGSGGNEKNRENADSNRGGNESREGNRRHSHQQRQQQGKNFQRNQEFHRKSQEMAMEKNPPKVRAPREGGRYLAGAILTGSIVLLGIFSYFICENYHTKTPVYGKRGWDDSFQKSVTWAEAKEICDERSKRLPGKDQLKNFSKRADSKLRNAGVFWSSSPEGDSGYYYSVNFKDGTDTSSLGTMKYNVICVK, from the coding sequence ATGGCAAACAAAAGAAGGCCTCCCAGAAAGAAACATAATTCAAACCAGAAAGGTTCGGGAGGGAATGAGAAGAATCGGGAAAACGCAGATTCCAACCGAGGCGGTAATGAGTCCAGAGAAGGGAATCGAAGACATTCTCATCAACAACGCCAGCAACAAGGAAAGAATTTTCAGAGAAACCAAGAGTTCCATCGAAAGAGCCAAGAAATGGCGATGGAAAAAAATCCTCCGAAAGTAAGAGCCCCGAGAGAAGGGGGACGATACTTAGCGGGTGCGATCCTAACTGGAAGCATCGTACTTTTAGGAATCTTTAGTTATTTCATTTGCGAGAATTATCACACAAAAACTCCCGTCTACGGTAAACGAGGTTGGGATGACTCCTTCCAAAAATCCGTAACCTGGGCGGAAGCAAAGGAAATCTGCGATGAAAGGTCGAAACGTTTGCCGGGCAAAGATCAACTTAAGAATTTTAGCAAAAGAGCGGATTCTAAGTTGAGAAACGCCGGAGTCTTTTGGTCTTCCAGTCCTGAAGGAGATTCCGGTTATTACTATTCCGTAAATTTCAAAGATGGAACGGACACAAGTAGCCTTGGAACGATGAAGTATAACGTGATTTGCGTAAAGTAA
- a CDS encoding amidohydrolase family protein — protein sequence MIKKISGRIVTHEQDFHGTVEWDSSTGLIRSVLVGLELDVPEEKRKDEAWFDPDEIVIFPGFGDIHIHAREDESGKHTYKEDFLSASAAAINGGVIHVADMPNNPIPPVDEESYSKKRKLADKSPIHITLYAGIGPDTRPLKYSVPYKVFMGPSIGELFFHNNQALEETIRNYEGENISFHCEDPEILEKHQDESLHEDRRPPEAETMATDFALYLIEKYNLRGKLCHYSTGDGLEKIKTAKKKGLKLTCEVTPTHLFFDKSMLNDENRKWFQMNPPLRGKEDRERMLQGVKEGWIDYLATDHAPHSVEEKQKGTSGISQLDTYSLFVTWMILEAGIDLKTIARICAKNPGEFVNEYLPEKYGKGFGKIESGYAANFTILNLKKPKTFRKEEIKSKSGWSPFENFTFPGSIEAVYFMGKLIR from the coding sequence ATGATCAAAAAAATATCCGGAAGAATCGTAACGCACGAACAGGATTTCCACGGAACGGTGGAATGGGATTCTTCCACCGGATTGATCCGATCGGTTCTTGTGGGTTTGGAATTGGATGTTCCCGAGGAAAAGAGAAAGGACGAGGCATGGTTTGATCCGGATGAAATTGTGATCTTTCCCGGATTCGGAGATATTCACATTCATGCAAGGGAAGATGAGAGTGGAAAACATACTTACAAAGAGGATTTTCTCTCCGCGAGCGCGGCCGCGATCAACGGAGGAGTGATTCATGTCGCCGATATGCCGAACAATCCGATTCCTCCCGTCGATGAAGAAAGTTATTCCAAAAAAAGAAAACTCGCGGATAAATCTCCGATTCACATAACGTTGTACGCAGGGATCGGGCCGGATACAAGACCGCTAAAATATTCCGTTCCTTATAAAGTGTTTATGGGTCCGAGCATCGGAGAATTGTTCTTTCATAACAATCAGGCCTTGGAAGAAACGATTCGAAATTACGAAGGCGAGAATATAAGTTTTCATTGTGAAGATCCTGAAATTTTGGAAAAACATCAGGATGAATCTTTGCACGAAGATAGACGCCCGCCGGAAGCGGAAACGATGGCGACCGACTTTGCTTTGTATTTGATCGAAAAATACAATCTCCGAGGAAAACTCTGTCATTATTCTACCGGAGACGGTCTGGAAAAAATCAAAACTGCAAAAAAGAAAGGTTTGAAGCTCACTTGTGAAGTGACTCCCACACATTTATTTTTCGACAAATCGATGTTAAACGACGAAAATCGGAAATGGTTTCAGATGAATCCACCTCTCCGCGGAAAAGAAGATAGGGAAAGAATGTTGCAAGGTGTAAAGGAAGGCTGGATCGATTATTTGGCGACCGACCACGCTCCTCACAGTGTCGAAGAAAAACAAAAAGGGACCAGCGGAATTTCTCAGTTGGATACATATTCACTTTTTGTAACGTGGATGATTTTAGAAGCCGGGATCGATTTAAAAACGATCGCAAGAATTTGTGCTAAGAATCCCGGAGAATTCGTGAACGAATATTTACCTGAAAAATACGGAAAAGGTTTTGGAAAAATCGAAAGCGGTTATGCCGCGAACTTTACGATCTTGAATTTGAAAAAACCGAAAACCTTTCGAAAAGAAGAGATCAAAAGTAAGTCTGGATGGTCTCCATTTGAAAACTTTACCTTTCCCGGATCGATCGAAGCGGTCTATTTTATGGGGAAATTGATACGATAA
- a CDS encoding GNAT family N-acetyltransferase produces the protein MNPDVHEITKNYTDLHRVLSELTGSPILDRTNFVFYSNADSDWLTRIVLKESLSPISLEEEILELRKQGYRSDVLDFLTSRTHEKNLKKLGYKGYEEQLGMYLTGDPIPFKKNDLDSDLIIRKIETADELKIWLQIVNASFESNDRENLYLKLLNQSAFRIFGGFLGQTMVATGMTFFNGTSFGLYSITTDSRKRGFGYASILVESILEELRKEHSHIIILHATKMGKGIYEKFGFQKAMLHRHWS, from the coding sequence ATGAATCCGGACGTGCATGAAATTACAAAAAATTATACGGATCTACACAGAGTTCTTTCCGAACTTACCGGATCTCCGATTTTAGATCGTACAAATTTCGTTTTTTATTCCAATGCGGATTCGGATTGGCTTACAAGGATCGTATTGAAAGAATCTCTTTCTCCGATTTCCCTTGAAGAAGAGATCCTCGAACTGAGAAAACAAGGTTATCGTTCGGATGTCTTAGACTTTTTGACTTCGAGAACCCATGAAAAAAATCTTAAAAAACTCGGATACAAAGGTTATGAGGAACAATTGGGAATGTATTTAACGGGAGATCCGATTCCATTCAAAAAAAATGATTTAGATAGTGATTTAATTATTAGAAAAATAGAAACCGCCGACGAACTAAAAATATGGCTTCAAATCGTGAACGCCTCCTTTGAATCGAATGATCGTGAAAACCTGTATCTAAAACTGCTGAATCAGAGCGCTTTCCGTATCTTCGGCGGCTTTTTAGGTCAGACTATGGTCGCAACGGGGATGACTTTTTTTAACGGAACTTCCTTCGGGCTGTATTCGATTACGACCGATTCACGAAAAAGAGGATTTGGATACGCCTCCATTTTGGTAGAAAGTATCTTAGAAGAACTTAGAAAAGAACATTCACATATTATTATATTACATGCAACTAAAATGGGAAAGGGAATCTACGAGAAATTCGGTTTTCAAAAGGCAATGCTTCATCGTCATTGGAGCTAA
- a CDS encoding patatin-like phospholipase family protein, with product MQIHVKQKFTALTFNSAFFGFYAHAGFAKGLSEIGFHPSKITGCSSGALIGSLVAAGVPAEEMTNLILSLKKKDFWEGNLLTNFVKPIRKGLKNYSGILSGKKIRDLLKPYLGHKKIEDLPIPMGVSVSNITKQIRELKTKGDLIDQILASMTFPFLFEIQKLGEEEFIDGGVADQEPIKELILDKSIRKIVVHSVRTKKGHSEKAMLRAFHSSVQIIENETRELKEMLAKHHKKKILRIETVTPYIDANQLKHGKEALEEGRKNAHHWKKKILSAS from the coding sequence ATTCAAATACACGTTAAACAAAAATTCACGGCTCTAACTTTTAATTCCGCCTTTTTCGGTTTTTATGCACACGCCGGTTTTGCGAAGGGTTTGTCCGAAATCGGATTTCATCCTTCTAAGATTACCGGATGTAGTTCGGGAGCACTGATCGGATCCTTGGTCGCCGCCGGAGTTCCTGCCGAAGAAATGACGAACTTGATTCTAAGTTTAAAGAAAAAGGATTTTTGGGAAGGGAATCTCTTAACGAATTTTGTCAAACCGATCCGAAAAGGTCTTAAAAATTATTCGGGTATCCTTTCCGGTAAAAAAATTAGGGACTTATTAAAACCCTATTTAGGTCATAAAAAAATCGAAGACCTTCCCATTCCGATGGGAGTTTCCGTTTCAAATATTACGAAACAAATCCGAGAACTCAAAACCAAAGGAGATCTGATCGACCAAATTCTCGCGTCGATGACCTTTCCATTTCTATTCGAAATACAAAAGTTAGGCGAGGAAGAATTTATCGACGGAGGTGTTGCTGACCAGGAACCGATCAAAGAATTGATTCTAGACAAATCCATTCGTAAAATCGTAGTTCACAGCGTGAGAACAAAAAAGGGACATTCGGAAAAGGCGATGCTTCGCGCTTTCCATTCTTCCGTTCAGATTATAGAAAATGAGACAAGAGAATTGAAAGAGATGTTAGCTAAACATCATAAAAAGAAAATTTTAAGAATCGAGACTGTAACACCTTATATCGACGCGAATCAACTCAAACATGGAAAGGAAGCGCTCGAAGAAGGAAGAAAGAACGCTCATCACTGGAAGAAAAAAATTCTTTCCGCTTCGTAA
- the cutA gene encoding divalent-cation tolerance protein CutA, giving the protein MELRLVYITAKNEKEALKIGKTLVEERLAACANILPKIKSVYHWEEKLVVDNESILILKTKSELMTELTLRVKSLHSYSIPCVVSLPLLEGNRDYFNWVLGEIIPD; this is encoded by the coding sequence ATGGAACTTAGGCTCGTCTACATTACCGCGAAGAATGAAAAAGAAGCTCTCAAGATCGGAAAGACTCTTGTAGAAGAAAGATTGGCCGCCTGTGCAAACATTCTCCCGAAAATAAAGTCCGTCTATCATTGGGAAGAAAAGTTGGTCGTAGACAATGAGTCGATTCTTATATTAAAAACAAAAAGCGAATTAATGACGGAATTGACTCTCAGAGTAAAATCCTTACACAGCTACTCGATCCCTTGCGTGGTAAGTCTTCCGTTATTGGAAGGGAATCGTGACTACTTCAACTGGGTGTTAGGAGAAATTATTCCCGATTAA
- a CDS encoding OmpA family protein, which yields MILTPLSSEESEKILFLWKLVPGETVELNEYHRVQLVSQGRKIRREDKNRILLETLSCEKQSCLLDGFFDTYSRFPEVDPAFRKDKTYKSQFQITEIGQYKVPQEFSMPNLRSLPSFSDKPVAIGEEWTQPATESFQFPGGRVMITVLAKYKYHGLDQWQFQKLSGTADRIEYNYTLYYDSQMGQEGVPLKIYGFARGMVYFDRNLGLPQYKRVQLAYTFVYQNGLAQEMSFDIHGIYRKDVKLTDNDKDKFAEEIRNILRGELPTGIEQGKESAKNPKRPHGRESLNWPEEEENHARPQNEKPSGPPVEIRRTEEGIAISLNSVLFDYNSSELKDEAKQELEKIASVLKKYGDREIRISGHTDNSGGEEYNRKLSRERALSVLKELRDKQKLEEKRMSYEGYGKSKPIADNTTTQGRQKNRRVDITIVME from the coding sequence ATGATTCTAACTCCCCTTTCTTCGGAAGAATCGGAGAAAATCCTCTTTCTCTGGAAGCTCGTTCCCGGTGAAACCGTAGAGCTGAACGAATATCATAGAGTTCAGTTGGTAAGTCAGGGAAGGAAAATCAGAAGGGAGGATAAGAATCGAATCCTTTTAGAAACGTTATCTTGCGAAAAACAATCTTGTCTTTTGGACGGATTCTTTGATACTTACAGTCGTTTTCCCGAAGTGGATCCAGCGTTTCGAAAAGATAAGACGTATAAGAGTCAATTTCAAATCACTGAGATCGGGCAATACAAAGTCCCTCAAGAATTCAGTATGCCGAATCTTCGATCGCTTCCAAGTTTTTCGGATAAGCCTGTTGCAATCGGAGAAGAATGGACACAACCCGCGACGGAAAGTTTTCAATTTCCGGGTGGAAGAGTAATGATCACGGTTCTCGCAAAGTATAAGTATCACGGTCTCGATCAGTGGCAGTTCCAAAAACTTTCAGGCACGGCCGATCGTATAGAATACAATTATACTCTTTATTATGATTCTCAAATGGGCCAGGAAGGAGTTCCGCTTAAAATTTACGGATTCGCTAGAGGAATGGTTTACTTTGATCGTAACCTGGGGCTTCCACAATACAAAAGAGTTCAACTCGCTTACACTTTCGTTTATCAAAACGGATTGGCTCAAGAGATGTCTTTCGATATTCACGGAATTTATCGAAAGGATGTGAAGCTTACGGATAACGATAAGGATAAGTTCGCTGAAGAGATCAGAAACATTCTCCGCGGCGAACTTCCTACCGGAATCGAACAAGGAAAGGAATCGGCTAAGAATCCAAAACGCCCGCACGGTCGCGAAAGTTTAAATTGGCCGGAAGAGGAAGAGAATCACGCTCGTCCTCAAAATGAAAAGCCCTCCGGACCTCCGGTCGAAATTCGAAGAACGGAAGAGGGAATTGCAATTTCTTTGAACTCCGTTTTGTTCGACTACAACAGTTCCGAACTTAAGGACGAGGCAAAACAGGAATTAGAAAAGATCGCTTCCGTATTAAAAAAATACGGTGATCGTGAAATTCGAATCAGCGGACATACTGATAATTCAGGCGGAGAAGAATACAACCGCAAACTTTCCAGAGAAAGAGCTCTCTCCGTATTAAAAGAACTCAGAGACAAACAGAAACTCGAAGAAAAAAGAATGTCCTACGAAGGCTACGGAAAGAGTAAACCTATCGCCGATAATACGACAACTCAAGGTAGACAAAAAAATCGCCGCGTGGACATCACTATCGTTATGGAATGA
- a CDS encoding SpoIIE family protein phosphatase, producing MLLFASTELFAFPTVLTKDWKLSVGRNVGISEQDPIWIKLDSLPIPKELLRSFTFPENSVHTVTLLKKIEVSNAEIEELNTDGISVHLPLLTNVYEVFFNGNKVGEGGLIAGGRIIKNGFRRHVILNIPEDRIRPGSNEIRVVLSADPGEELDAYASFDSTPSLLDLQSRNAAILSERSTLMLLFLYLFVGFYHFLFYFKRPQEKYNLFFGLFSILLSAYIYLRSNSVYELNLDPFLQMKLEYMIVFNIPTFFLLFLDSFFESKISSVSRFYQYFAMALTSLIPFSSRIVCVILLQIWQFSIFVFVFYSLFIMFRALIRKNQDSVRLFAGFIILIVSAVADLIGSMQLIPMLENYGLLKYGFFTFELGIVFILANRFLRVHNEVEELNRDLDQKVKERTGQLQDTLSQIQELKVQQDGDYFLTSLLLDPLNRHHVRNDYLILEGYSRQKKHFEFKQWKKEIGGDIIIADEMILKDRKYLVFVNGDAMGKSIQGAGGALVLGVVFRSFLSRTKSVSSYKSKPPEVWLKDCFSELQNIFESFDGSMLVSVVLGLVDLESGILYFLNAEHPWTVLYRDGVASFIEDKLELRKIGITGLESKMKVKTFFLEKGDSIFIGSDGRDDLLLGIDSDGTRLINEDESQFLKRIEESRGDLGLLVQSLRNFGELTDDLSVLKFSYLKEPFRFQSSGNLNSETFPDESYFKYLETENWEQAVSYLENLKRKNADDRLPPAFKKELAKVYYKTEKYEEALVIFEELISEFPEDIENMFLASLIYKRFNRYRQAVELGERVMLREPEFLNNVAHLAESYLFIHKRETTIQLLEKVDKLDPANSHAKRIRIQLSRPVPDHRNG from the coding sequence ATTTTGTTATTCGCATCGACCGAGCTTTTTGCGTTTCCAACGGTTCTTACAAAAGACTGGAAGCTTTCCGTCGGCAGGAACGTAGGCATTTCGGAACAAGATCCAATCTGGATAAAATTGGACTCACTTCCGATCCCAAAAGAACTTCTTCGTAGTTTTACTTTTCCTGAGAATTCCGTTCATACCGTAACTCTTCTTAAAAAGATCGAAGTTTCCAACGCGGAAATTGAGGAACTCAATACGGACGGTATTTCGGTCCATCTACCTCTTTTAACGAATGTCTACGAAGTTTTCTTTAACGGAAATAAGGTGGGAGAAGGGGGACTCATTGCGGGTGGAAGAATTATAAAAAACGGATTTAGGAGACACGTGATCTTGAACATTCCGGAGGATCGGATACGCCCCGGAAGCAATGAGATCAGAGTTGTGCTTTCTGCAGATCCCGGCGAGGAGTTAGATGCGTATGCGAGCTTTGATTCTACCCCGTCGCTTTTAGACCTTCAGTCTCGAAACGCCGCGATTCTTTCGGAGCGTTCGACTCTGATGCTTTTATTTCTCTATCTTTTCGTCGGCTTTTATCATTTTCTTTTTTATTTCAAACGTCCTCAAGAAAAATACAATCTTTTCTTCGGGCTTTTCTCTATTCTACTTTCTGCATATATTTATCTTCGAAGCAATTCGGTTTACGAGCTGAACTTGGACCCTTTTTTGCAGATGAAGCTTGAATATATGATCGTCTTCAACATACCCACATTCTTTTTATTGTTTTTGGATTCCTTTTTTGAATCGAAGATCAGTTCTGTTTCTCGGTTTTATCAATATTTTGCGATGGCTCTCACGTCCCTGATCCCGTTCTCAAGTAGGATCGTCTGCGTAATTCTTCTTCAGATCTGGCAGTTCTCAATTTTTGTATTCGTATTTTATTCTCTATTTATCATGTTTCGAGCTTTGATTCGAAAAAACCAGGATTCGGTTCGTCTTTTTGCCGGTTTTATCATTCTGATCGTTTCCGCTGTGGCAGATTTGATCGGTTCCATGCAACTTATTCCTATGTTAGAAAATTATGGACTTCTAAAATACGGATTCTTTACATTCGAACTTGGCATCGTTTTTATTTTGGCGAATCGTTTTTTAAGAGTTCACAATGAAGTGGAAGAATTGAATCGGGATCTCGATCAGAAGGTAAAGGAAAGAACGGGACAGTTACAGGATACACTTAGTCAAATTCAAGAATTGAAAGTTCAACAGGACGGAGATTATTTTCTCACTTCTCTTTTATTGGATCCGTTAAATCGACATCATGTCCGGAACGACTATCTCATTTTGGAAGGTTATAGTCGTCAGAAAAAACATTTCGAGTTTAAGCAGTGGAAAAAGGAAATCGGCGGAGATATCATTATAGCCGACGAGATGATTTTAAAGGATCGAAAGTATCTAGTCTTTGTAAACGGAGATGCGATGGGAAAATCCATCCAAGGTGCGGGAGGCGCCTTGGTTTTAGGGGTCGTATTTCGCTCGTTCTTATCCAGAACGAAGAGCGTTTCTTCCTATAAATCAAAGCCGCCCGAAGTCTGGCTCAAAGATTGTTTTTCCGAACTTCAGAATATATTCGAATCTTTCGACGGTTCCATGCTTGTTTCTGTTGTCCTCGGTTTGGTGGATTTAGAATCGGGAATCCTCTACTTTTTAAACGCGGAACATCCGTGGACTGTTCTTTACCGAGACGGTGTCGCCTCGTTTATCGAAGATAAATTAGAACTTCGTAAAATAGGAATCACTGGTTTAGAAAGTAAGATGAAGGTTAAAACGTTTTTTTTGGAAAAAGGAGATTCTATTTTTATCGGGTCCGACGGGAGAGACGATTTATTATTGGGTATTGATTCCGACGGAACCAGATTGATAAACGAAGACGAATCACAATTTTTAAAGCGGATCGAAGAATCGAGAGGAGATTTAGGACTTCTTGTGCAATCCTTACGAAATTTCGGAGAACTCACGGACGATTTGAGTGTGCTTAAATTCTCCTATTTGAAAGAACCGTTCCGATTTCAATCCTCTGGTAATTTGAATTCGGAAACGTTTCCGGACGAATCTTATTTCAAGTATTTGGAAACGGAAAATTGGGAGCAGGCGGTTTCTTATCTTGAAAATTTAAAGAGAAAAAACGCCGACGATCGTTTGCCTCCCGCTTTTAAGAAAGAATTAGCGAAAGTATATTATAAAACTGAAAAATACGAGGAAGCCTTGGTGATTTTCGAAGAACTCATTTCCGAGTTTCCGGAAGACATTGAAAATATGTTCTTAGCTTCCTTGATATACAAAAGGTTCAATCGATATCGTCAGGCAGTGGAACTCGGAGAAAGGGTAATGCTCCGGGAACCGGAATTTCTTAACAACGTTGCTCACCTCGCCGAATCTTATCTTTTCATCCATAAACGGGAAACAACGATTCAGCTTTTAGAAAAAGTGGATAAACTGGATCCGGCCAATTCTCATGCAAAAAGGATAAGAATTCAACTTAGTCGACCTGTCCCGGATCATAGAAACGGTTAA
- a CDS encoding ribose-phosphate diphosphokinase — translation MKQLLFSFPENDSLAKSVSLLSGIGIGEVQFGNYPDGESHCRILEDVNGSEVHIICSLNQPDSKILSLIFFCETAKSLGAAKIHLIAPYLCYMRQDKVFQSGEGITAKYFANLISKYADSLLTIDPHLHRIKDLKEVYTISAKSLHATSLIADYIQKEINNPALIGPDAESSQWVKEVAELSKSPYTVLEKIRRGDRDVEVSVPHLEKYRDCTPVLIDDIISTGKTLLETIGHLKVAGMKPAICIGVHGIFADDAYEELMKSGIELCATTNTIQHMSNQIDVSKLLSDNLF, via the coding sequence ATGAAACAACTTTTATTTTCTTTTCCTGAAAACGATTCCTTGGCTAAATCAGTTTCGCTCCTTTCCGGCATCGGGATCGGCGAAGTTCAATTTGGAAATTATCCCGATGGAGAATCTCATTGCAGAATCCTTGAAGACGTCAATGGTTCGGAAGTTCATATAATATGCTCCCTTAATCAACCGGATTCTAAAATTCTTTCGTTGATCTTTTTTTGCGAGACCGCAAAATCTTTAGGCGCCGCAAAAATCCACCTCATAGCGCCTTATCTTTGTTATATGAGACAGGACAAAGTATTTCAAAGCGGGGAAGGTATTACCGCCAAGTATTTCGCTAATTTGATCTCTAAATACGCGGATTCCTTGCTTACTATTGATCCTCACCTTCATAGGATCAAAGACTTGAAGGAAGTCTACACTATCTCAGCCAAGTCGCTCCATGCAACTTCTCTCATAGCCGATTATATTCAAAAAGAAATTAATAACCCCGCTTTAATCGGGCCGGATGCGGAAAGTAGCCAATGGGTAAAGGAAGTCGCCGAACTTTCCAAGTCTCCTTATACGGTCCTTGAAAAAATAAGAAGGGGGGATCGAGACGTGGAAGTAAGCGTTCCTCATTTGGAAAAATACAGGGACTGTACGCCCGTATTGATAGACGACATCATATCAACGGGAAAAACCTTACTCGAAACGATCGGTCATCTAAAGGTAGCGGGAATGAAACCGGCGATTTGCATCGGCGTTCACGGAATTTTCGCCGATGACGCTTACGAAGAATTGATGAAGTCCGGGATTGAACTCTGTGCTACGACGAATACGATCCAACATATGAGCAATCAGATCGACGTAAGCAAGTTGTTAAGCGACAATCTTTTTTAA